Proteins encoded by one window of Bacillus sp. DTU_2020_1000418_1_SI_GHA_SEK_038:
- a CDS encoding AAA family ATPase, translating to MEHFIESDYLRRISLKREHIPSFNRFPFNLPSIQTLDKLSFHPNVTYFVGDNGMGKSTLLEAIAVAAGFNPEGGSFNFNFSTYDSHSELDNYIRLVKGVIKPSDGFFLRAETFYNVASNIEEMDREFGGGPPVIDSFGGVSLHQQSHGESFWATFMNRFRGNGLYIMDEPEAALSPLRQLSMLARIHELVQQNSQFIIATHSPIIMSYPNAAIIEFTEDGAKETSLEETGHYQMMKQFFEDRERILHHLLND from the coding sequence ATGGAGCATTTTATCGAAAGTGATTATTTAAGAAGGATCAGCCTAAAACGTGAGCATATCCCTTCCTTTAACAGATTTCCATTTAATTTACCTAGCATCCAAACGCTGGATAAGCTATCCTTTCATCCAAACGTAACTTACTTTGTCGGTGATAATGGCATGGGGAAGTCAACCTTATTGGAGGCCATTGCGGTTGCCGCTGGATTTAATCCGGAAGGCGGCTCATTTAATTTCAATTTTTCCACTTATGATTCCCATTCAGAATTAGACAATTATATTAGGCTGGTGAAAGGAGTCATAAAACCTAGTGATGGCTTCTTCCTTCGAGCAGAAACCTTCTATAATGTAGCATCCAATATTGAGGAAATGGATAGGGAGTTTGGAGGGGGTCCCCCGGTTATCGATTCATTCGGAGGCGTGTCACTTCATCAACAGTCACATGGAGAATCTTTCTGGGCAACTTTTATGAATCGGTTTAGAGGAAACGGTCTATACATCATGGATGAACCCGAAGCTGCACTATCTCCTCTGCGGCAATTATCCATGCTTGCTAGAATTCACGAATTAGTCCAGCAGAATTCACAATTCATCATTGCCACTCATTCCCCTATCATTATGTCTTATCCGAATGCTGCCATTATAGAATTTACAGAAGATGGCGCAAAGGAAACTTCACTCGAGGAAACGGGACATTACCAGATGATGAAACAGTTTTTTGAGGACAGGGAAAGAATCCTGCATCACCTACTGAATGATTAA
- a CDS encoding DUF5634 family protein, with product MDFLPREQIINNLQQPFQSFIDKYGIDDIGIFEEHGEGDRYYLGYTVNKDGKTYHIHSPYLKNDQGELALEKDQWTLEPDDPKLNDQSGYDDLESVLREI from the coding sequence ATGGATTTTTTACCACGAGAACAAATCATAAATAATTTACAGCAGCCTTTTCAATCCTTTATCGACAAATATGGCATTGATGATATCGGAATTTTTGAGGAGCATGGTGAAGGGGATCGTTATTACCTAGGATATACAGTCAATAAAGACGGGAAAACCTACCATATTCATAGTCCTTATCTTAAAAATGATCAAGGTGAATTAGCACTGGAAAAAGATCAGTGGACACTCGAGCCTGATGATCCTAAGTTAAATGATCAAAGTGGTTATGATGATTTAGAGAGTGTTTTACGAGAGATCTAA
- a CDS encoding aminotransferase A has product MINLLNKNVVGIEMSGIRKIANKVDRSPDIINLTFGQPNFPTPEYVKDAGVKAIIENQNAYTETAGLYELRVAASNYVRENYNLSYRPEDEIIVTTGASEALDLAFRTILEEGSEVILPVPIYPGYEPLIKLCNAVPVYVDTSNSDFKLTAAQIEEHITEKTRCVLLPYPSNPLGTILSEKEVLEIGKVLEDKQIFIVADEVYSELLYDEKHFSIGSIPNLKEKTIIINGLSKSHSMTGWRIGFAFAPSYLIDQFYKIHSFNSICPSTISQYAAVEALKQGVYTEEVLAMKNEYKHRRDLAYIRLKEMGLDVVEPKGAFYIFPSIKSTGLSSMDFAMNLLEQEKVAVIPGSSFSDYGEGYIRISYAQSMEDLVKGLDGIERFLHSKRLNNSWNI; this is encoded by the coding sequence ATGATTAATCTACTAAATAAAAATGTAGTAGGTATTGAAATGTCAGGCATTCGTAAAATTGCTAATAAAGTCGATCGTTCACCAGACATTATAAATCTGACATTTGGCCAACCAAATTTCCCTACCCCTGAATATGTAAAAGATGCTGGAGTAAAAGCAATTATCGAAAATCAAAATGCCTACACAGAAACAGCCGGACTCTATGAATTACGTGTAGCAGCAAGTAATTATGTTCGCGAAAATTATAATTTATCGTATCGTCCGGAAGATGAAATCATCGTCACAACTGGGGCAAGTGAAGCTCTTGATCTTGCCTTTCGCACGATTCTAGAAGAAGGATCTGAAGTCATCTTACCTGTTCCTATTTATCCAGGGTATGAACCCTTAATCAAGTTATGTAATGCAGTCCCTGTCTATGTTGATACATCAAATAGTGATTTTAAATTAACAGCTGCGCAAATAGAAGAGCATATTACCGAAAAAACTCGTTGTGTACTTCTCCCTTATCCTAGCAACCCGCTTGGAACAATTTTATCTGAAAAAGAAGTGCTTGAGATTGGCAAAGTGCTAGAAGATAAACAAATATTTATTGTGGCGGATGAAGTATATAGTGAGTTGCTCTATGATGAAAAACATTTTTCAATCGGTTCGATTCCAAATTTAAAGGAGAAAACGATTATAATAAACGGACTTTCAAAATCACATTCTATGACTGGATGGCGCATAGGTTTTGCTTTTGCTCCTTCTTACTTAATCGACCAATTTTATAAAATACATTCTTTTAATTCGATTTGTCCAAGTACGATTAGCCAGTATGCTGCAGTTGAGGCATTAAAACAAGGTGTGTATACGGAAGAAGTATTAGCAATGAAAAATGAATATAAACATCGAAGAGATCTCGCCTATATAAGACTAAAAGAAATGGGCTTAGATGTCGTTGAACCAAAAGGGGCATTTTATATTTTCCCATCGATTAAAAGTACAGGGCTATCATCAATGGATTTTGCTATGAACCTCCTTGAACAAGAAAAAGTCGCTGTTATTCCTGGAAGTTCTTTCTCTGATTATGGTGAAGGATATATTCGAATTTCGTATGCACAATCGATGGAGGATTTAGTAAAGGGTCTAGATGGAATTGAACGTTTCTTACACTCAAAGCGGTTAAATAATAGTTGGAATATATGA
- a CDS encoding FAD-binding oxidoreductase, translated as MTLAEKLKQIVPNDRISTNETVRLNHSKDESFHEASFPDVVVFPRNSEEIVTIMQFANEHKIPVTPFGVGSGLEGAAIPLKGGISLDFQEMNKILEINPDDFLVRVQPGVTRLQLNKELGKHGLFFSVDPGADATLGGMASTNASGTTTVRYGAMKDNVRNLEVVLSDGRVIQTGGKAKKSSSGYNLTELFVGSEGTLGIFSELTLQVHGISEVIMAARAVFPSVNEAIQAATAMLSVGVPIARVELVEGETIQYMNKVYGTNYSEGASLFLEFHGSKGSVESDVQLTKEIFNEFGCYEFEFETDSLGRAKLWEVRHNSLYALIHENPGKQVMNTDVCVPLSTLADAVEYTRKCLDESGLQGDIIGHIGDGNFHAGVLIDTDNPLDMERANQFNEKIVKYALACGGTCTGEHGVGLGKKKYQSLQHGEALDVMKDIKNVLDPNGILNPGKIFE; from the coding sequence ATGACGCTTGCTGAGAAATTAAAACAAATTGTTCCTAATGATCGTATCAGTACGAATGAAACCGTTCGTTTAAATCATAGTAAAGATGAATCATTTCATGAAGCGAGCTTTCCCGATGTTGTCGTCTTCCCAAGAAATTCAGAAGAGATTGTTACAATTATGCAATTTGCAAATGAACATAAAATTCCTGTTACCCCTTTCGGAGTGGGGTCAGGTCTTGAGGGGGCTGCGATTCCTTTAAAAGGAGGAATCTCTCTAGATTTTCAAGAAATGAATAAAATACTAGAGATAAATCCAGACGATTTTCTAGTTCGTGTTCAACCTGGTGTGACAAGGCTGCAATTAAATAAGGAACTTGGAAAACATGGGTTGTTTTTTTCAGTTGATCCAGGTGCTGATGCCACACTAGGAGGTATGGCTTCTACTAATGCAAGTGGAACAACAACCGTTAGATATGGTGCGATGAAAGATAATGTAAGAAATTTGGAAGTCGTTTTATCTGACGGTCGAGTTATTCAAACTGGTGGAAAAGCAAAAAAATCATCTTCAGGATATAACTTAACAGAACTATTTGTTGGCTCAGAAGGAACATTAGGTATTTTTTCTGAATTAACGCTTCAAGTTCATGGTATTTCAGAAGTCATTATGGCTGCACGTGCCGTATTCCCATCTGTAAACGAGGCCATTCAAGCTGCTACCGCCATGTTATCCGTTGGTGTACCGATTGCCAGAGTTGAATTGGTTGAGGGGGAAACAATCCAATATATGAATAAAGTATATGGTACAAATTATTCTGAGGGGGCTTCTCTCTTTCTAGAATTCCACGGTTCTAAAGGCAGTGTCGAATCGGATGTTCAACTAACGAAAGAAATATTCAATGAATTTGGCTGTTATGAGTTTGAATTCGAAACTGACTCATTAGGAAGAGCAAAGCTATGGGAAGTAAGACATAATTCTTTATATGCGCTCATTCACGAGAACCCTGGGAAACAAGTCATGAATACGGATGTTTGTGTTCCACTGTCCACACTAGCAGATGCAGTAGAATATACCCGAAAATGTTTAGATGAATCAGGATTGCAAGGTGACATCATTGGTCATATCGGTGATGGAAACTTTCACGCAGGAGTATTAATTGACACCGATAATCCCCTAGATATGGAACGGGCAAATCAATTTAATGAAAAGATCGTCAAATATGCTTTGGCTTGTGGAGGAACTTGTACAGGAGAACATGGGGTTGGATTAGGGAAAAAGAAATACCAGTCCCTTCAGCACGGGGAAGCACTGGATGTTATGAAAGATATAAAAAATGTATTGGATCCAAATGGTATATTGAATCCAGGGAAAATTTTTGAATAA
- a CDS encoding dimethylarginine dimethylaminohydrolase family protein, with the protein MIETLQYCSSMFKKLDHVIVKNPKDAFISQEHLHQQWKTFNYIEEPNYEDAVREYEEFIAILEKHVNKIDYLPSSNKTGIDSLYAHDPVKFTKHGAIILNSGKRLRQPEAEVYKEFLKEKKIPIIGELTGDAIADGGDIVWLDDRTLAVGRGYRTNEEAIRQLREITKPFVDDFIVVQLPHDQGEAECLHLMSFISIVDQDLAVVYSRLMPVFFRQLLVEKGIQLIEVPEEEYHNLGCNVLALAPRVCVITSGNDYTKRELEKAGATVYEYNGKEISYKGTGGPTCLTAPVVRV; encoded by the coding sequence ATGATAGAAACTTTGCAATATTGTAGTTCAATGTTTAAGAAATTGGATCATGTTATTGTGAAAAATCCAAAAGATGCATTTATTAGCCAAGAACATTTACATCAACAATGGAAAACATTCAATTATATTGAGGAACCAAATTATGAGGATGCAGTAAGGGAGTATGAAGAATTTATTGCAATCCTAGAAAAACACGTGAACAAAATTGATTATTTACCGTCATCTAATAAAACAGGGATTGACTCTCTATACGCACATGACCCAGTCAAGTTTACAAAACATGGTGCAATCATCTTGAATTCAGGTAAAAGACTAAGACAACCTGAGGCGGAAGTCTATAAAGAGTTTTTAAAAGAAAAAAAAATCCCGATTATTGGTGAACTTACCGGTGATGCAATAGCAGATGGAGGAGATATTGTTTGGCTTGATGATCGTACCTTAGCAGTAGGTCGTGGTTACAGGACAAATGAAGAAGCAATCCGTCAATTAAGAGAAATAACAAAGCCATTCGTTGATGACTTTATCGTTGTACAGCTTCCTCATGATCAAGGAGAAGCGGAGTGCTTACATCTTATGTCTTTCATCAGTATAGTTGATCAAGATTTAGCAGTTGTCTATTCGCGTTTAATGCCTGTCTTCTTCAGACAATTATTAGTGGAGAAAGGCATTCAATTGATTGAAGTACCTGAAGAAGAATATCACAATCTCGGTTGTAACGTTTTGGCACTTGCCCCAAGAGTTTGTGTGATCACATCTGGAAACGATTACACAAAAAGAGAACTTGAAAAAGCTGGAGCAACAGTCTATGAATACAACGGAAAAGAAATCTCTTATAAAGGAACAGGTGGACCTACATGTCTCACTGCCCCTGTTGTAAGAGTATAG
- a CDS encoding IclR family transcriptional regulator, producing the protein MQSIDRAMHIVKVLIQHYPNQFSITELAKECKLPTSSLHRNLNAMIKHEMIQQDPKSKLYGLGNLWLEYGLIVYDTLDYVSVLRPELENLMRTVEATVYLSKPIGTESIIIERIDCIHQTIRVHDKLGLRTPLHEGAANLTMLAHMTTDFVGKVVNESVPEAERTAFFQRLNKIKIDGYELLHDEQNDGISFIASPILNHYGGVIGAVSIKLNISNMEDETLKGIIDEVINTGNKISWKMGHSS; encoded by the coding sequence ATGCAATCAATTGATCGCGCCATGCATATAGTAAAGGTCTTAATTCAACATTATCCGAACCAATTCTCTATCACAGAACTGGCTAAAGAATGTAAACTTCCCACCAGTTCCCTGCATCGTAACCTCAATGCCATGATTAAACATGAAATGATCCAACAAGATCCGAAAAGTAAGCTCTATGGACTTGGTAATCTGTGGCTTGAATACGGATTAATTGTTTACGACACGCTTGATTATGTTAGCGTGTTACGACCTGAATTAGAAAACTTAATGAGGACTGTAGAGGCAACGGTATATTTGAGCAAGCCAATAGGTACGGAATCTATCATTATTGAAAGAATTGACTGTATACATCAAACCATTCGAGTACATGACAAGTTAGGCCTTAGAACACCGTTACACGAAGGTGCAGCTAATCTAACGATGCTAGCACATATGACAACTGACTTTGTAGGAAAAGTAGTGAACGAATCCGTTCCAGAAGCTGAAAGAACTGCATTCTTTCAACGTTTAAACAAAATTAAAATTGACGGATATGAATTGCTTCATGACGAGCAAAATGACGGTATTTCTTTTATCGCTTCACCTATACTCAATCATTACGGCGGGGTGATTGGTGCTGTCAGTATTAAATTAAATATCTCGAATATGGAGGATGAAACATTAAAGGGAATTATTGATGAAGTGATAAATACAGGAAACAAAATTTCGTGGAAAATGGGGCATTCAAGCTAA